One genomic region from Anopheles bellator chromosome 2, idAnoBellAS_SP24_06.2, whole genome shotgun sequence encodes:
- the LOC131211289 gene encoding U6 snRNA-associated Sm-like protein LSm7 has translation GGGGGGGGGDNKEKRRKESILDLSKYLEKTIRVKFAGGREAAGVLKGYDPLLNLVLDNTIEFSRDPDDYKLADDTRHLGLVVCRGTSVVLICPQDGMESIQNPFIAQEG, from the coding sequence ggaggtggtggtggtgggggtggcggCGACAACAAGGAGAAACGCCGGAAGGAATCGATTCTGGATCTTAGCAAATACCTTGAGAAGACGATCCGTGTTAAGTTTGCCGGTGGTCGCGAAGCGGCCGGCGTGCTGAAGGGCTACGATCCTCTGCTAAACCTCGTGTTGGACAATACGATAGAGTTCTCGCGCGATCCGGATGACTACAAGCTGGCGGACGATACACGGCACCTTGGGCTGGTCGTGTGTCGCGGAACGTCCGTGGTGTTGATCTGTCCGCAGGATGGCATGGAATCGATACAGAATCCGTTCATCGCCCAGGAAGGCTAG
- the LOC131211284 gene encoding chitin deacetylase 1 — protein MTNLTGMGLFLLCTLSALITFTGNANGSNLVKRSLKNTVPCFEGGFYRNPDRPVHKMWTNTECAKYYLCLDGEVFEFKCSVGLLFDVTRQICDFKQNVESCDVTAEARVPKPLLKDAKCEERSQLGCGDGTCLPKEYFCDGSVDCADGSDEGWCDAEHDPDPVYPCDPTVCVLPECYCSKDGTVIPGRLERYHTPQMILLTFDDAVNFENWELYNEKLFTAGRKNPNGCPIRATFFVSHQYTNYAQVQRLWNDGHEIAIHSITHRGPEEWWSRNATIEDWFDEMVGQANIVNRFANVRMEELRGMRVPFLRVGWNRQFLMMKEFGFVYDSSMVAPHSNPPLWPYTLDYKMPHACNGVHQYCPSRSYPGIWELVMNQLEAGEYTCGMVDTCPPHMDGEDAYRMFVHNFKRHYHSNRAPLGLYFHSTWFRKQEYLDAFLRFLDDMAKYPDVYFVTGNQAIEWMRNPTTSNQLGRFEPWQCRPKQLDPQEQVCNLPRTCKLHSRVLQQDRYLYTCNECPAQYPWIRNEFGLD, from the exons ATGACCAACTTAACCGGAATGGGTCTATTTTTACTTTGCACGCTGTCGGCCCTGATCACTTTCACTGGAAACG CGAACGGAAGCAACCTCGTTAAGCGGAGTCTCAAAAACACGGTTCCCTGCTTCGAGGGTGGATTTTACAG AAATCCTGACCGACCGGTACACAAGATGTGGACCAACACCGAGTGCGCCAAGTACTACCTGTGCCTAGACGGGGAAGTGTTCGAGTTCAAGTGTTCCGTTGGGTTGCTGTTCGACGTGACGCGCCAAATATGTGACTTCAAGCAGAACGTCGAATCGTGTGACGTGACGGCGG AGGCCCGCGTGCCGAAACCCTTGCTTAAAGATGCAAAGTGTGAAGAGCGATCACAGCTGGGTTGTGGCGATGGCACCTGTCTGCCGAAGGAGTACTTCTGCGACGGATCGGTCGACTGTGCCGATGGATCGGACGAGGGATGGTGTGATGCGGAGcacgatccggatccggtgtaTCCGTGTGATCCTACCGTCTGCGTCCTGCCGGAATGTTACTGCTCCAAGGACGGCACGGTGATTCCGGGCCGACTGGAGCGGTACCACACGCCACAGATGATATTGCTAACGTTTGATGATGCGGTTAATTTCGAAAACTGGGAACTCTACAACGAGAAGCTGTTCACGGCCGGTCGCAAAAACCCGAACGGCTGCCCGATCCGGGCGACGTTCTTCGTCTCGCATCAGTACACCAACTACGCCCAGGTGCAGCGTCTCTGGAACGACGGGCACGAGATTGCGATCCACTCGATCACGCACCGCGGCCCGGAAGAGTGGTGGTCGCGGAATGCAACCATCGAAGATTGGTTCGATGAAATGGTTGGCCAAGCCAATATCGTGAATCGGTTCGCGAACGTGCGCATGGAGGAGCTGCGCGGGATGCGTGTTCCGTTTCTGCGCGTCGGCTGGAACCGTCAGTTTCTGATGATGAAGGAGTTTGGATTCGTGTACGATTCGTCGATGGTGGCCCCACACTCCAACCCTCCGCTGTGGCCGTATACGCTTGACTACAAGATGCCGCACGCGTGCAACGGCGTCCATCAGTACTGTCCGTCGAGGAGTTATCCGGGCATCTGGGAGCTGGTAATGAACCAGCTCGAGGCCGGCGAGTACACGTGCGGCATGGTAGACACATGCCCACCGCACATGGATGGCGAGGACGCGTACCGGATGTTTGTGCACAACTTCAAGCGCCATTACCACTCGAATCGGGCACCGCTCGGGTTGTATTTTCACTCGACCTGGTTCCGCAAACAGGAGTATCTCGATGCCTTCTTG AGATTCCTGGACGATATGGCCAAATATCCGGACGTGTATTTCGTTACCGGCAACCAGGCCATCGAGTGGATGCGCAATCCGACGACCTCGAACCAACTTGGCCGCTTCGAACCGTGGCAGTGCCGACCGAAGCAACTTGACCCGCAGGAGCAAGTATGTAATCTGCCCCGTACCTGTAAACTGCACAGTCGAGTGCTGCAGCAAGACCGCTACCTTTACACTTGCAACGAATGCCCGGCTCAGTACCCGTGGATCAGGAACGAGTTCGGATTAGACTGA
- the LOC131211287 gene encoding chitinase domain-containing protein 1, which produces MLLQSNRLIAAFVAVCTLVNHVAFATLSPSDKTKAKKVKELKLNVGPQPANVYDRGLVQGEPSAKDIIVENGAYYERTSNKLFDGKVLGFVTPWNNHGYDVAKTWGAKFDYVSPVWLQVLRKGPKQYEIAGVHDIDDGWVKDVKKAGSSINNRVVPRVLFDRFTDRDFSQLLTYPEERFIVAKLLLATVRKHKFDGFVLEVWSQLAARVEDSYLTGLVEEICTTLTEASYDCILVIPPARKETYDLFSRKHFEALAPFVTAFSLMTYDFSSVQRPGANAPLYWVRNAVLHICPDGTENLTEKRAKIMLGLNMYGSDFTPNGGQPIVAHEFLALLKHLKGHLTYDEHDVENFFEVKTSNGRHMVFYPTLFSIDERLKLARELGTGLSIWELGQGLDYFYDLF; this is translated from the exons ATGCTGCTTCAATCGAATCGGCTTATTGCTGCCTTCGTGGCGGTTTGTACGCTCGTGAACCATGTTGCCTTCGCCACACTGTCCCCATCCGATAAGACTAAGGCCAAGAAGGTGAAAGAACTCAAGCTGAATGTGGGTCCTCAGCCTGCGAACGTGTACGACCGCGGCCTGGTACAGGGAGAACCCTCTGCGAAGGACATCATCGTGGAGAACGGGGCGTACTACGAGCGTACGTCCAACAAACTGTTCGATGGCAAAGTTCTAGGCTTCGTAACGCCG TGGAACAACCATGGATATGACGTGGCCAAAACATGGGGCGCCAAGTTCGATTATGTGTCACCGGTTTGGCTTCAGGTTCTGCGGAAAGGTCCCAAACAGTACGAAATCGCCGGAGTGCACGACATCGACGATGGATGGGTGAAGGATGTCAAGAAAGCGGGCTCATCGATTAACAACCGAG TCGTGCCACGGGTTCTCTTCGATCGCTTCACCGATCGCGACTTTTCACAGCTACTAACGTACCCCGAGGAACGATTCATCGTTGCGAAACTCTTGCTGGCCACGGTCCGTAAGCACAAATTTGATGGATTCGTGCTGGAAGTTTGGTCACAGCTTGCGGCGCGCGTCGAAGACAGTTACCTGACTGGATTGGTGGAAGAAATTTGCACCACACTGACCGAGGCTTCGTACGACTGTATTCTTGTGATTCCTCCGGCACGGAAGGAAACGTACGATCTGTTCTCGCGCAAGCACTTTGAAGCACTTGCCCCGTTCGTGACGGCCTTTTCGTTGATGACATACGACTTCTCCAGCGTCCAACGACCGGGAGCCAACGCACCACTCTACTGGGTTCGGAACGCTGTGCTTCACATCTGTCCGGATGGGACGGAAAACTTGACAGAAAAGCGTGCAAAGATTATGTTGGGCCTCAATATGTACGGTAGCGATTTCACGCCCAATGGTGGCCAGCCGATTGTGGCCCACGAATTTTTGGCGCTTCTGAAGCATCTGAAAGGCCACCTCACTTACGATGAGCACGATGTCGAGAATTTCTTCGAAGTGAA GACTTCCAACGGGCGGCACATGGTGTTCTATCCAACACTGTTCTCCATCGACGAGCGCCTCAAGCTGGCGCGGGAACTAGGAACGGGCCTATCGATTTGGGAGCTCGGCCAAGGGTTGGATTATTTCTACGATTTATTCTAA
- the LOC131211288 gene encoding estradiol 17-beta-dehydrogenase 11 → MVLRMRDMMYENPVDHFLSLLIDLMIFFVKSIYYTLETIALTLTPYRFRKLKDVAGQVVLITGGGGGVGRQVALNFARLRARVVIWDINKDALKGTADALEAEGYRCRTYLVDISEREQVYEAAKKVQQDVGPVEVLINNAGIVACRPLWELSDKAIESTYGVNILSHYWTTRAFLPEMMKANSGHIVTVGSVAGLLGTYGCTDYSATKFACVGFHEALYTELKTHGYDGIHLTLVCPYYINTGMFAGCKPRLLPMLEPTHVADSMVRSILKNEVTCTLPDHVRMFLPLKCLLPAKMCWELMYRVMKGPETMMGFRGRGKATGG, encoded by the exons ATGGTGCTACGAATGCGTGACATGATGTACGAGAACCCGGTCGACCATTTCCTCTCGCTGCTGATCGACCTGATGATCTTTTTTGTCAAATCCATCTACTATACACTGGAAACGATCGCCCTCACGTTGACACCGTACCGATTTCGGAAGCTGAAG GATGTCGCTGGCCAAGTCGTGCTGATAACTGGAGGTGGCGGAGGCGTAGGCCGCCAAGTGGCCCTGAACTTTGCGCGCCTGCGGGCCCGGGTCGTCATCTGGGACATCAATAAAGACG CACTGAAGGGCACAGCCGATGCCCTGGAGGCCGAGGGCTACCGCTGCCGAACGTATCTGGTGGACATATCAGAGCGCGAGCAAGTGTACGAGGCTGCCAAGAAGGTACAACAAGATGTGGGACCGGTCGAGGTGCTGATCAACAATGCCGGAATCGTGGCCTGCCGTCCGCTGTGGGAGCTCTCGGATAAGGCAATCGAGAGTACCTATGGCGTCAACATTTTGTCACACTACTGG ACCACCAGAGCCTTTCTACCGGAAATGATGAaagcaaacagtggccacATCGTCACCGTTGGGTCGGTGGCTGGTTTACTCGGCACGTACGGCTGTACGGACTACAGTGCAACGAAGTTCGCTTGCGTCGGGTTCCATGAAGCCCTTTACACGGAACTGAAG ACTCACGGCTACGATGGCATACACCTAACGCTCGTTTGTCCTTACTACATCAACACGGGAATGTTTGCCGGGTGCAAGCCGCGCCTTCTGCCGATGCTGGAACCGACGCACGTCGCCGACAGCATGGTGCGATCGATACTGAAGAACGAGGTTACCTGCACGCTACCGGACCATGTGCGCATGTTTCTGCCGTTGAAGTGTCTGCTGCCCGCCAAGATGTGCTGGGAACTGATGTACCGAGTGATGAAGGGACCGGAAACGATGATGGGCTTCCGTGGTCGGGGCAAAGCGACAGGCGGCTAA
- the LOC131207957 gene encoding receptor-type tyrosine-protein phosphatase-like N, which yields MSNIDRSATVAAWTTTTTITITSIPTIWRHLLLATTVLLALLSGGVPGGSTNIFASAEGNIGCLFTETLCLEHLEWCYDDFAFGKCLPQYGLEPEELFRKPLDEDQSRILARMLEELQGAGLGWEHPFTQCRIQGALFAIRTNTDIPQTLCANLAPAPEVLAPQSPLAFVRFTPPNEEYADEVYYPPPKKAFAELDVLPEVIPLGPQPDPLELRDLQKRVALGRLLKQYEEAAMAEQAAMHPPDVTDYLDGPDGPNEIEESQLLPFKGVPERQWAAGSSKRGETAAIFREQQHHEQDIDEERALRELVERLTPNDGADFQYIYPKTSSFREYAQEHHIPKISNFAPENVHQLGGKPQDASPNADKFFKKAHKPQIRNEIPVGSFRELSAAYAPAAGPEDGGLYTEGGFVYVPKSGTASGRPGKDDARTLLDNILGFTRRERLDVKKPGPPAAPPPSGQSPSEPPKEIAPEHKTNTSAGAADDGADGLGSKSKKELFAHTDDDHAPHSVDTEYAHVILKNPIDNWKDGSRIVAALAELLNMQGYFTHPRVDRHEVSFRVEANPDRKTAADVAKQINDSRFKNNLSRRLGVLVIQAGVGDKTKELDAVSSQRLKRVEDGPNVTHVMAYMFAGAGAAAAIVITMTLFLIRKHDKKKDKLGGLQSGLGGGAGDSSSKDYQDLCRARMAGGKPGSTPSDSPSGGRITALAKEAEARPPSSRSSTSSWSEEPALTNMDISTGHMVLSYMEDHLRNKGRLQREWEALCRYEAEPSARDAALQSQCVPLNRAGAPLPYDHSRVVLNHLANAEGMDYINASTITDHDPRAPAYVAAQGPLQATLAHFWQMVWEQGAVVLVSLCRLQENGESACARYWPEEGAEVYHIYEVHLVSEHIWCDDYLVRSFYLKNLRTGETRTVTQFHFLSWPQGGVPTSAKALLDFRRKVNKSYRGRSCPIVVHSSNGSGRTGAYILLDLVLGRMNKGAREIDIAATLEHLRDQRAGLVATRQQFEFVLMAVAEEVHAILKALPQTTGAGKGSQELENGTKDGANGSSQDTAKDKSGEK from the exons ATGTCAAATATTGACAGATCGGCGACAGTGGCAGCatggacaacaacaaccactaTCACTATCACTTCTATCCCCACCATCTGGCGACATTTgttgctggccaccaccgttctgCTGGCGCTGCTATCCGGCGGTGTCCCAGGCGGCAGCACTAACATCTTCGCATCGGCCGAAGGCAATATCG GTTGCCTGTTCACGGAAACACTCTGCCTGGAACACCTGGAATGGTGCTACGATG ACTTTGCGTTCGGAAAGTGTCTGCCACAGTACGGGCTGGAACCGGAGGAACTGTTCCGGAAGCCGCTGGACGAAGACCAGAGCCGCATCCTGGCGCGCATGCTGGAGGAGCTGCAGGGTGCCGGGCTCGGCTGGGAGCACCCGTTCACGCAGTGCCGCATCCAGGGCGCCCTGTTTGCCATCCGGACCAACACCGACATCCCGCAGACGCTGTGCGCCAATCTGGCgcccgcaccggaagtgctcGCCCCGCAGAGTCCGCTGGCGTTCGTGCGCTTCACGCCCCCGAACGAGGAGTACGCGGACGAGGTGTACTATCCGCCGCCGAAGAAAGCGTTCGCCGAGCTGGACGTGCTGCCGGAAGTGATCCCACTCGGACCGCAGCCGGACCCGTTGGAGCTGCGCGACCTGCAGAAACGCGTCGCCCTCGGGCGCCTGCTGAAGCAGTACGAGGAAGCAGCCATGGCCGAGCAGGCCGCGATGCATCCACCGGACGTGACCGATTATCTggacggaccggacgggcCGAACGAGATCGAAGAAAGCCAGCTGCTGCCGTTCAAAGGCGTACCGGAACGACAGTGGGCGGCCGGTTCCAGTAAACGGGGAGAGACCGCGGCCATCTTCCgcgaacagcagcaccacgagCAGGACATCGACGAGGAGCGCGCCCTGAGGGAGCTGGTCGAGCGGTTAACACCGAACGATGGGGCCGACTTCCAGTACATCTACCCGAAGACCTCCTCGTTCCGGGAGTACGCACAGGAGCACCACATTCCGAAGATCTCGAACTTTGCCCCGGAGAACGTACACCAGCTGGGCGGGAAGCCGCAGGACGCATCGCCGAACGCGGACAAGTTCTTCAAGAAGGCGCACAAACCGCAAATCCGGAACGAGATCCCTGTGGGAAGCTTTCGTGAACTGAGCGCGGCCTACGCACCAGCCGCGGGACCTGAGGATGGCGGCCTGTACACCGAGGGTGGCTTCGTTTACGTGCCGAAATCGGGCACGGCCagtggccggcccggcaagGACGATGCGCGCACACTGCTGGACAACATTCTGGGCTTCACGAGACGCGAGCGGCTCGACGTGAAGAAACCGggcccaccggcggccccTCCACCGTCGGGCCAGAGTCCTAGCGAACCGCCGAAGGAGATTGCGCCCGAGCACAAAACCAACACGTCCGCCGGtgcggccgacgatggcgccGATGGTCTCGGTTCCAAGTCGAAAAAGGAACTGTTCGCCCACACGGACGATGACCACGCGCCACACTCGGTCGACACGGAGTATGCCCACGTGATTCTGAAAAACCC CATCGACAACTGGAAGGATGGATCGCGGATCGTGGCCGCGTTGGCCGAGCTGCTCAACATGCAGGGATACTTTACGCACCCGCGGGTCGACCGGCACGAGGTATCGTTCCGTGTGGAGGCGAACCCGGACCGCAAGACGGCGGCGGACGTGGCGAAGCAGATCAACGATAGTCGCTTCAAGAACAACCTCTCGCGACGGCTCGGAGTGCTCGTGATTCAGGCCGGTGTCGGCGATAAAACCAAGGAGCTGGATGCGGTGTCCTCGCAGCGCCTGAAGCGGGTCGAGGATGGTCCGAACGTGACGCACGTGATGGCGTACATGTTTGCGGGGGCGGGTGCCGCGGCCGCGATCGTGATCACCATGACGTTGTTTCTCATCCGCAAGCACGACAAGAAGAAGGACAAACTCGGTGGCCTACAGTCGGGTCTAGGCGGGGGGGCGGGCGATAGCTCCAGCAAGGACTACCAGGACCTGTGCCGGGCACGTATGGCCGGCGGAAAGCCGGGCAGCACCCCGAGTGACTCACCGAGCGGCGGACGCATTACGGCACTGGCGAAGGAAGCCGAagcgcggccaccgtcgtcccgATCGAGCACCTCGTCCTGGAGCGAGGAACCGGCGCTAACGAACATGGACATCTCGACCGGCCACATGGTGCTGTCGTACATGGAGGATCACCTGCGTAACAAGGGTCGGTTGCAGCGCGAATGGGAGGCCCTCTGTCGGTACGAGGCGGAACCGAGTGCCCGGGATGCGGCCCTCCAGTCCCAGTGCGTCCCGCTGAACCGGGCCGGCGCTCCACTCCCGTACGATCACTCGCGCGTCGTGCTGAACCATCTGGCGAACGCCGAGGGTATGGATTACATCAACGCGTCCACCATCACCGATCACGATCCGCGCGCCCCGGCCTATGTTGCCGCGCAGGGCCCGCTGCAGGCGACACTGGCCCACTTCTGGCAGATGGTCTGGGAGCAGGGTGCCGTGGTGTTGGTGTCCCTGTGTCGGCTGCAGGAGAACGGGGAGTCGGCTTGCGCCCGGTACTGGCCCGAGGAAGGGGCCGAAGTGTATCACATCTACGAGGTCCACCTGGTCAGCGAGCATATCTGGTGCGACGACTATCTGGTGCGATCGTTCTACCTGAAGAACCTGCGCACGGGCGAGACGCGCACCGTCACCCAGTTCCACTTCCTGTCGTGGCCGCAGGGTGGCGTTCCGACGTCCGCCAAGGCGCTGCTTGACTTCCGGCGCAAGGTGAACAAATCTTACCGAGGACGCTCCTGTCCGATCGTCGTGCACAGCAG TAACGGTTCTGGACGTACCGGGGCGTACATCCTGCTCGATCTGGTGCTCGGCCGCATGAACAAGGGCGCCCGGGAGATCGACATCGCGGCCACGCTGGAGCACCTGCGCGATCAGCGGGCTGGCCTGGTGGCGACCCGGCAACAGTTCGAGTTTGTGCTGATGGCCGTGGCGGAGGAGGTGCACGCCATCCTGAAAGCGCTCCCACAGACGACGGGCGCTGGCAAGGGCTCGCAGGAGCTGGAGAACGGCACCAAGGACGGCGCGAATGGGTCGTCGCAGGACACAGCGAAAGACAAATCGGGCGAGAAGTGA